Proteins encoded in a region of the Manduca sexta isolate Smith_Timp_Sample1 chromosome 9, JHU_Msex_v1.0, whole genome shotgun sequence genome:
- the LOC115443291 gene encoding uncharacterized protein LOC115443291, giving the protein MARQICYFFVFTLLLSVMPCEMKRVKVRDYPTDKQLTLQRKETTPVDFTRLVVMRLVYGLAKVLGFEEPVSEVLNGALVPPGVDDDDDFDDDDDDGIFDDY; this is encoded by the coding sequence ATGGCGCGGCAAATATGTTATTTCTTCGTCTTCACACTGTTGTTGAGCGTGATGCCGTGTGAAATGAAGAGAGTGAAGGTCAGAGATTATCCAACGGACAAGCAGCTGACACTGCAAAGGAAGGAGACAACTCCAGTTGACTTCACGAGGCTTGTGGTGATGCGGCTTGTGTACGGGTTAGCTAAAGTGTTGGGCTTTGAAGAGCCCGTCAGTGAAGTGTTAAACGGTGCGCTTGTCCCGCCAGGAGTCGACGACGATGATGATTtcgatgatgatgacgatgacgGTATCTTCGATGATTattag